The following coding sequences lie in one Changpingibacter yushuensis genomic window:
- a CDS encoding LPXTG cell wall anchor domain-containing protein translates to MSLSIRMKAAASALTAGVLLLSGLTIAPAATAATGGGAAGGSGGSAANLQQVLYVADNRTEALAGNPAQGWGQDSTDFAWNQITSYTGGSFVTGSYGKDTVDSTCQTAINQAVARTTGAKTARVVGLMVWYAPNFYNGQHSLGTTGTEYGRADFGDQWATAKSGLAGYESDEVQAVYDEFQAQFNKVGSTVSVVCVALNDLEPDSGYTLDVTTTASSTFPLAGSAGAVQDTIHASSTPTTRDTVSGDVTLHWDGVESNAAQVTKSVNISTSGDTKSPTFTPSDFGWTGWPSGKFWFDVKVAAQGGLTTSVDTPNREASETWTASIPSPYKSLTTGDPADSLSDTQVLASGMSYNAIIMANTAGYSTMSITDTIQTDQVYIGSTTADDPSAVYVLNPDRDKVNGAKVTINRDTDGQVTVSATISDIPSKYTGSDYMLVVPTYVLPTGEDYTITDDSKACYGTSGDTCVTGNSATTRKVTPTPDKVWVLDEEGALVASDPDQTNQAGADNKVFLMGDAVSAVVNGSVPANLAGNLTQYVIADDWTDASQYVDFSDASQVKVYYEDSKDSGTYTDVTNQFTISIDGTVTTATANEEFLSQTAGQCKSAPVDNNRALSSADKCRTVKLVISGQFRDDYDTDGETVRLTNAGWEQWNNETIATNEPPVYTWTPNPNKQVLGSNEEDGDNAYENINGLSVFAGQKLEYSVGIDLNIPSNTARGVTSLAVQDVYDVNFTPDKSSVEIWDSRDATNPKAIAAKNYTLTWDESGHSFTVTFTDKWVAANLGEGSEWLTQGWLTLRFTGTVNDDVAAGTTVENQAFEIINGAKTATEIPTVTIPTVTPDKEDLNTDLIDIDGKTVVKGDTIVYRLTLDASISADKLAYYVHKLGMIDDYDEDYLDVAASNVVVTNKETGEDVTSKFNIQVSDGKLYVFARQVDSTNSAGEVVSGDPQPTDLAAYAAADIIPGTTPIIDQSLLGNTYYITFRATVTQQTDGYVIENQATQNIENMTFLTKIVSNPLKDINPDKDVVASEATNSESLTGKEIELNSVFNYQLNSSSIPANRAYEASQWSITDTFDKTYDYYTGTWAVYANEDIYNGDTLVYAKGDLLQDSAGHETETATRLFNVTFDEDSYTFTITATDAFLDLINTRTDLSQSFSVYTQMIRIAPSDKVENVATETYNNVERDTNVVWTYTPENPAIDVEKWDVESGKDHGDRDSADDALEVTDDTSVKIGFTITNTGDVPLTNITLTDETTSGTGTMEDISCETPLASLTLNVGTSVECTGTLTGLTADTTHTDNVTATGESIYTGARVSDADPWNATVVDGSGSGGLAHTGASVVGMFITGIVLVGGGALLAIRRRTTD, encoded by the coding sequence GTGAGCCTCTCCATCAGAATGAAAGCGGCGGCGTCCGCTCTGACCGCAGGAGTTCTTCTCCTGTCCGGTCTGACAATAGCGCCAGCCGCCACCGCCGCCACAGGAGGCGGAGCAGCAGGAGGTAGTGGTGGAAGCGCCGCTAACCTCCAGCAGGTCCTCTACGTTGCAGATAATAGAACGGAAGCCTTAGCAGGCAACCCCGCACAAGGTTGGGGACAGGATTCCACGGATTTCGCGTGGAATCAGATCACCTCCTACACGGGAGGAAGCTTTGTCACAGGCTCCTACGGCAAGGACACTGTCGATTCGACATGCCAGACAGCCATCAATCAGGCCGTCGCGCGAACCACGGGTGCAAAGACCGCCCGCGTCGTTGGACTCATGGTCTGGTATGCGCCCAACTTCTACAACGGGCAGCACTCCCTCGGGACAACCGGAACCGAATATGGGAGAGCCGACTTTGGGGACCAGTGGGCAACAGCAAAGTCCGGACTAGCAGGTTACGAGTCTGACGAAGTTCAAGCTGTCTACGACGAGTTTCAAGCCCAGTTCAACAAGGTGGGTTCAACAGTCTCTGTCGTCTGCGTGGCGCTCAACGACCTCGAACCCGATTCGGGATACACCCTTGATGTAACAACCACAGCGAGCTCCACCTTCCCCTTGGCGGGCTCGGCAGGAGCAGTACAAGACACCATCCACGCATCCAGCACGCCAACGACCCGCGACACTGTGTCCGGGGATGTCACACTTCACTGGGACGGCGTTGAAAGCAACGCGGCTCAGGTCACCAAGAGCGTGAACATATCCACGTCTGGGGACACGAAGTCACCAACCTTTACCCCCTCGGACTTTGGGTGGACCGGATGGCCTTCGGGTAAGTTCTGGTTTGACGTCAAGGTTGCCGCCCAAGGGGGTTTGACCACCTCCGTTGATACGCCTAACCGTGAGGCATCAGAGACATGGACGGCGTCTATTCCCAGTCCGTACAAGTCCCTCACCACTGGTGACCCGGCGGATTCCCTGAGTGATACACAAGTCCTCGCATCTGGAATGAGCTACAACGCCATCATCATGGCGAATACTGCCGGATACTCGACCATGTCCATCACCGACACCATTCAGACAGATCAGGTCTACATCGGCTCGACAACCGCAGACGATCCATCGGCCGTCTACGTGCTCAACCCCGATCGGGACAAGGTCAATGGTGCGAAGGTCACGATCAACCGTGACACTGACGGGCAAGTGACTGTCTCGGCCACTATCTCCGACATCCCGTCGAAGTACACCGGATCGGACTACATGCTCGTCGTGCCAACCTATGTCTTGCCGACAGGCGAGGACTACACGATCACGGACGACTCGAAGGCGTGCTACGGGACGTCGGGAGACACGTGCGTTACGGGCAATTCCGCGACCACCCGCAAGGTCACCCCGACACCGGACAAGGTGTGGGTTCTTGATGAAGAAGGCGCACTTGTTGCCTCTGATCCGGATCAGACCAATCAGGCGGGTGCCGATAACAAGGTGTTCCTCATGGGCGATGCCGTGTCAGCTGTTGTCAACGGCTCTGTCCCAGCCAACCTCGCAGGAAACCTCACCCAATACGTCATTGCTGACGACTGGACCGATGCGTCCCAGTACGTCGACTTCTCTGACGCCTCCCAAGTGAAGGTCTATTACGAGGACTCCAAAGACAGCGGCACCTACACTGACGTCACCAACCAGTTCACGATCAGTATCGACGGCACCGTCACCACGGCGACCGCAAACGAGGAGTTCTTGTCCCAGACTGCCGGTCAGTGCAAGAGCGCGCCGGTCGACAATAACCGCGCCCTGTCGTCCGCCGACAAGTGCCGCACCGTCAAGCTGGTCATCTCGGGTCAGTTCCGCGACGACTACGACACCGATGGTGAGACGGTCAGGTTGACCAATGCCGGATGGGAACAATGGAACAACGAGACCATTGCAACCAACGAGCCTCCGGTCTACACGTGGACCCCCAACCCGAACAAGCAGGTTTTGGGATCCAACGAAGAAGATGGCGACAACGCCTACGAGAACATCAACGGACTGTCCGTCTTCGCGGGCCAGAAGCTGGAGTACTCGGTTGGCATTGATCTGAACATCCCGAGCAACACCGCTCGCGGCGTCACATCGCTGGCAGTTCAGGACGTCTACGACGTCAACTTCACACCAGACAAGTCCTCCGTGGAGATCTGGGATTCGCGTGACGCGACCAACCCCAAGGCTATTGCGGCCAAGAACTACACCCTGACATGGGATGAGTCCGGTCATTCCTTCACCGTCACGTTCACCGACAAGTGGGTTGCCGCCAATCTCGGGGAAGGCTCCGAATGGCTCACCCAGGGCTGGTTGACTCTCCGCTTCACGGGTACCGTGAACGACGATGTCGCTGCCGGTACCACCGTTGAGAATCAGGCATTCGAAATCATCAATGGCGCGAAGACCGCCACCGAGATTCCGACTGTCACCATCCCCACGGTCACCCCCGATAAGGAAGACCTCAACACCGACCTCATCGACATTGATGGAAAGACTGTCGTCAAGGGGGACACCATCGTGTACCGCCTGACGCTAGACGCCTCCATAAGCGCCGACAAGCTCGCCTACTATGTCCACAAGCTCGGAATGATCGACGACTACGACGAGGACTACCTCGACGTGGCCGCCTCCAATGTTGTCGTGACAAACAAGGAAACGGGCGAGGATGTCACATCCAAGTTCAACATCCAAGTTTCCGACGGCAAGCTGTATGTCTTTGCTAGACAGGTCGACTCCACCAACAGTGCGGGTGAGGTGGTCTCCGGAGACCCGCAGCCCACCGACCTCGCTGCATATGCAGCCGCCGACATCATCCCGGGCACGACCCCCATCATCGACCAGTCGTTGCTTGGCAACACCTACTACATCACCTTCCGCGCGACGGTGACGCAGCAGACCGATGGGTACGTCATCGAGAACCAGGCCACCCAGAACATCGAGAACATGACCTTCCTGACGAAGATCGTGTCCAACCCGCTCAAGGACATCAATCCTGACAAGGATGTCGTGGCCTCCGAGGCAACGAACAGCGAGTCCCTCACCGGCAAGGAAATCGAACTCAACTCAGTGTTCAACTACCAGCTCAACTCTTCCTCCATCCCAGCTAACCGGGCCTACGAGGCGAGCCAGTGGTCCATCACCGACACCTTCGACAAGACGTATGACTACTACACGGGAACGTGGGCGGTCTACGCCAATGAAGACATCTACAACGGAGACACACTCGTCTACGCCAAGGGTGACCTTCTCCAAGATTCGGCGGGACACGAAACAGAGACGGCAACACGACTCTTCAATGTCACGTTCGATGAAGATTCCTACACCTTCACAATCACGGCAACCGACGCATTCCTCGATCTCATCAACACCCGCACGGACCTTTCGCAGTCATTCTCCGTCTACACGCAGATGATTCGTATTGCACCGTCGGACAAGGTCGAGAATGTTGCGACGGAAACCTACAACAACGTCGAACGCGACACCAACGTCGTGTGGACGTACACTCCGGAAAACCCAGCCATTGATGTTGAGAAGTGGGACGTCGAATCCGGCAAGGATCACGGCGACCGCGACTCGGCTGACGATGCGCTCGAAGTCACGGATGATACGTCGGTCAAGATCGGCTTCACCATCACCAACACCGGCGACGTGCCGCTGACGAACATCACCCTGACGGATGAGACCACTTCCGGTACGGGAACGATGGAAGACATCTCCTGCGAGACGCCGCTGGCTTCCCTCACTCTCAATGTTGGCACGTCAGTTGAATGCACGGGGACCCTGACGGGCCTCACAGCTGACACCACCCATACCGACAATGTGACGGCAACTGGAGAATCCATCTACACCGGCGCCAGAGTCTCCGATGCGGACCCGTGGAACGCCACAGTTGTTGACGGAAGCGGTTCGGGCGGCCTTGCCCACACAGGCGCGTCCGTCGTCGGAATGTTCATTACCGGCATCGTCCTTGTCGGCGGAGGCGCACTTCTCGCCATCCGTCGTCGGACAACCGACTGA
- a CDS encoding GIY-YIG nuclease family protein, with product MSVDDALADDTMFIGTVYRGLWIYHKPPRTLAREVGHKNSRSITTFVWAIRYLCGEVPESRLHPLPREYAASFLRRTIDTSLDMRLVEECWQLLSRLTGEEPPHQEPGVYVYSYPTYIGAGDVQRDMKMKIGASTSMLRRLETQRRHTEVPEDLVVLRIYPCPDPFDAESHIHAILTLCGKHVESLTGGTEWYETSLVAVDAICRAMGMEPSPDAT from the coding sequence ATGAGCGTTGACGATGCACTCGCAGACGACACCATGTTCATCGGAACCGTCTATCGGGGACTGTGGATCTACCACAAACCCCCACGAACCCTCGCTCGCGAGGTTGGCCACAAGAACTCCCGAAGCATCACAACGTTTGTGTGGGCCATCCGCTACCTGTGTGGTGAGGTGCCCGAATCCCGACTTCACCCACTGCCCAGAGAATACGCAGCGTCGTTCCTGCGCAGGACGATCGACACGTCTCTCGACATGAGGCTCGTCGAGGAGTGTTGGCAGCTTCTCAGCAGGCTGACAGGGGAGGAGCCGCCACATCAGGAACCGGGCGTTTACGTCTACTCGTATCCGACCTACATCGGGGCGGGCGATGTCCAGCGCGACATGAAGATGAAGATTGGTGCGAGCACATCAATGCTTCGACGCTTGGAAACTCAACGCCGCCACACGGAAGTTCCCGAAGACCTCGTTGTCCTTCGGATTTACCCTTGCCCCGACCCGTTTGACGCCGAAAGCCACATCCATGCAATCCTCACCCTGTGTGGTAAGCATGTGGAGAGCCTGACAGGTGGAACCGAGTGGTATGAGACGAGTCTGGTGGCTGTGGATGCCATCTGTCGCGCAATGGGAATGGAACCTAGCCCAGATGCGACATGA
- a CDS encoding metal-dependent hydrolase — MLGRSHTISGLAAASICLTLNPQPVPTIIATTALVAGAAIAPDLDHSGATISRSLPPLTKVVSHGVNIISGGHRKGTHSVVGWLILGALAYFASLWHVTIPEIDSAVLTIHETTLNMGAGLLIGFMAGIALAALHLDPGGIPGWFVAAGMAIMGFLVAMNPLIIAACMAGGAAVHSVAGDMLTTEGVPLLYPFITTNLRVPILGDTGSTREKAYVISLTVVAIAFPIIYYIGWPMLMSHLG; from the coding sequence ATGCTTGGACGTTCACACACCATTTCTGGCCTCGCGGCCGCCTCCATCTGTCTGACTCTCAACCCACAGCCGGTCCCCACAATCATTGCCACGACAGCGCTTGTCGCAGGTGCGGCCATCGCGCCGGACCTCGATCATTCGGGGGCGACCATCTCTCGTTCGCTTCCCCCGCTGACAAAAGTCGTGTCCCATGGCGTCAACATCATCTCTGGTGGACACCGCAAAGGCACTCACTCTGTCGTCGGGTGGCTCATCCTTGGCGCGCTCGCCTATTTCGCCTCGTTGTGGCATGTGACGATCCCTGAGATTGATTCGGCAGTCCTTACCATTCATGAGACGACGCTGAATATGGGGGCAGGGCTACTCATCGGCTTCATGGCCGGCATCGCCTTGGCTGCCCTCCACTTGGATCCGGGAGGGATCCCCGGATGGTTTGTCGCTGCCGGTATGGCCATCATGGGATTCCTTGTCGCCATGAACCCACTCATCATTGCTGCGTGCATGGCTGGTGGAGCTGCGGTTCACTCTGTGGCCGGAGACATGCTCACGACAGAAGGCGTTCCGCTCCTCTACCCATTCATCACGACGAACCTGCGCGTGCCAATCCTTGGGGACACGGGGTCAACGCGAGAAAAGGCCTACGTCATCTCCTTAACGGTTGTGGCCATCGCCTTCCCCATCATCTACTACATCGGCTGGCCGATGCTCATGTCGCATCTGGGCTAG
- a CDS encoding SH3 domain-containing protein translates to MRRVSGVAGAALVSLCVVACAWSEAPSSVSVTAKSSPTVASNAVMEVGLASPTPRPSPSATQTASPTVSPSPQTASPTASPTPSAEPSYVSTPAKGVLHTSVPSLNVRGGPGVDYAANGSLSAGESVSYVATSNGWYELERGGWVSGTYVEQGSAPAASSDSVASSSTPSSSSTPVPTVQSTPTTSAHAVWIRTHGGQAEIDQRSGAVYIDDVAGWLGKPYIAMHNSAGAREWTTWNVGETVTLTGLISGTYTVTAMTWGVQRDESSKLLSLPGTILLQTCQTGGGGNLVVSLVGK, encoded by the coding sequence ATGAGGCGTGTGTCTGGCGTTGCGGGCGCGGCGCTTGTCTCACTGTGTGTTGTGGCGTGTGCGTGGTCTGAAGCGCCCAGTTCTGTGTCTGTGACGGCGAAGTCTTCTCCGACGGTTGCGTCGAATGCCGTGATGGAGGTGGGGCTTGCCTCACCAACGCCCCGACCCAGCCCGTCGGCTACACAGACTGCCAGTCCCACTGTCTCCCCGAGTCCACAGACTGCCAGCCCCACCGCCTCCCCGACCCCCAGCGCGGAGCCGTCATATGTCTCCACACCAGCCAAGGGGGTGCTTCACACGAGCGTGCCCTCGTTGAATGTGCGTGGTGGTCCGGGGGTCGATTATGCGGCCAATGGGTCCCTGTCTGCGGGGGAAAGTGTCTCCTATGTGGCCACGAGCAACGGGTGGTATGAGCTTGAGCGTGGCGGGTGGGTCAGTGGCACGTATGTAGAGCAGGGCTCTGCCCCCGCTGCCTCATCTGACTCCGTGGCCTCTTCATCCACACCTTCGAGCAGTTCGACTCCCGTACCCACGGTGCAATCAACGCCAACCACGTCCGCACACGCGGTGTGGATACGGACCCACGGCGGACAGGCAGAGATCGACCAACGCAGCGGGGCCGTCTATATCGACGACGTCGCAGGCTGGCTCGGAAAGCCCTACATCGCCATGCACAATAGCGCCGGTGCGAGGGAATGGACGACGTGGAATGTGGGAGAAACAGTCACACTGACAGGCCTCATATCCGGGACGTACACAGTTACTGCCATGACGTGGGGCGTTCAAAGGGATGAGTCGTCAAAGCTCCTTTCCTTGCCCGGAACCATTCTCCTTCAGACGTGCCAAACCGGGGGCGGGGGAAACCTCGTTGTCTCGCTTGTTGGTAAGTGA
- a CDS encoding class F sortase — MSTLNTTRPHRWWVIALSCVVILAMVGGVFLICEGLKKTPVESMPLPTQTYSVSPEEAIESAQAQVGGDTDFSVDDMTGPSIWIPALDAYAPIVAQTAFEDSKYSGFQTLVIPSNPQTAAWYADGGPLAGGTDGTTLVAAHVATAANRGVFWGIENVSAGSVIWTKDEEGTLQEWAVTHMWVAEHQAFPQEYFASTGERRLVVTTCGGSVNDQGYYEQNIFLIATPVL, encoded by the coding sequence ATGTCGACCTTGAATACCACGCGGCCCCACAGATGGTGGGTTATCGCGCTTTCATGCGTTGTCATTCTCGCCATGGTGGGCGGCGTCTTCCTCATCTGTGAAGGATTGAAGAAGACCCCAGTGGAATCCATGCCACTTCCCACCCAGACATACTCAGTATCCCCTGAAGAAGCGATCGAATCCGCGCAGGCACAAGTCGGCGGTGACACAGATTTCAGCGTCGACGACATGACTGGCCCCTCCATCTGGATACCGGCCCTCGACGCATATGCGCCAATCGTTGCCCAAACGGCATTCGAAGATTCCAAGTACAGCGGATTTCAAACACTTGTCATTCCTTCGAACCCACAGACAGCCGCATGGTATGCGGACGGTGGGCCTTTAGCTGGTGGGACTGACGGGACAACACTCGTTGCTGCCCATGTCGCCACCGCCGCGAACAGAGGGGTCTTTTGGGGCATTGAGAACGTGTCTGCTGGCTCAGTCATATGGACAAAAGACGAAGAGGGAACCCTTCAAGAATGGGCCGTCACCCACATGTGGGTCGCCGAACACCAAGCATTCCCGCAAGAGTACTTCGCCTCCACCGGAGAGCGGCGCTTAGTTGTGACGACATGTGGGGGGAGCGTGAACGACCAGGGCTATTACGAACAGAACATCTTTCTGATTGCAACACCAGTTCTATGA
- a CDS encoding phosphatase PAP2 family protein: protein MNTALTSRHGKLLHVMGSLTLVAALAMGNIPAAQAASYDSDATIDQIVMFSDYDNLTANYPSAIKQNQSIAVSINNANYNTSRAKTAVSDASIKLSNVSPALGTKLGAYFNELLSAGKLPKTKAMLEGETPGMEVDDASSKTAKTHFNVARPFTSNIGIKKVSSSSVYSVGALSFPSGHARTFQVEALGLATLLPELAPQLLARGAEGGESRVVLGVHYPLDVIAGKAMGTRMVAQRWADKDYRTNVILPAQKELRAALESKCGMSIAKCVASDTAWKSDEASVTQATSLMTFGFTKTGKSGVALEVPEGAEDLLLTTFPNLTDEQRRQVLALTATDSGYPLDLSGATKVSSKVTSEDIGWTRLNLATAMTSTPIVQSDGSIKLSTGSSTTESSTPSATPSASTSPSASATATSTPTPTTTTAVPPLTARYRSHVASLGWLGYVESTTKSGDGKHQIEAIRIKLDGVQVRAHVQKKGWTSWVGSGETAGTTGKALRAEAISIKLTGTNASKYDIYYRVEVDGLGWLGWAKNGANAGTTGYAKKMLNYQVVVVAKGSAAPGSTSGAVKSK, encoded by the coding sequence GTGAACACGGCACTCACATCCCGACACGGGAAACTGTTACACGTCATGGGGTCCCTGACCCTCGTCGCCGCACTGGCCATGGGTAACATACCCGCTGCACAAGCCGCCAGCTACGACTCAGATGCAACGATCGACCAGATCGTCATGTTCTCTGACTACGACAACCTCACAGCAAACTACCCGTCGGCCATCAAGCAGAACCAGTCCATCGCTGTTTCCATCAACAACGCGAACTACAACACCTCGCGCGCAAAGACAGCTGTCTCGGATGCGTCGATCAAGTTGTCGAACGTCTCTCCGGCTCTTGGGACAAAACTGGGCGCGTATTTCAACGAACTTCTGTCCGCAGGAAAACTCCCCAAGACAAAGGCCATGCTCGAAGGGGAGACCCCCGGTATGGAAGTTGATGATGCGTCGTCCAAGACCGCAAAAACGCACTTCAATGTGGCGCGCCCCTTCACATCAAATATCGGCATCAAGAAGGTATCCTCCTCCTCGGTCTACAGCGTCGGAGCTCTCAGCTTCCCATCTGGACACGCACGGACCTTCCAAGTAGAGGCTCTCGGGCTGGCAACGCTGCTCCCTGAGCTTGCACCACAACTGTTGGCTCGCGGTGCCGAAGGTGGGGAGTCCCGGGTCGTCCTTGGCGTGCACTACCCACTCGACGTCATCGCCGGGAAAGCAATGGGCACCCGTATGGTCGCTCAGCGCTGGGCCGATAAGGACTACCGCACGAACGTCATCCTCCCCGCACAAAAGGAACTCCGGGCAGCACTCGAGTCCAAGTGTGGCATGAGTATCGCCAAGTGCGTTGCCTCCGATACTGCATGGAAGAGCGACGAGGCTTCCGTGACACAGGCAACCTCGCTCATGACCTTTGGCTTCACCAAGACAGGGAAGAGCGGTGTTGCTCTTGAGGTTCCTGAAGGCGCTGAAGATCTTCTCCTGACCACATTCCCGAACCTGACAGACGAACAGCGTCGCCAAGTTCTCGCGCTCACTGCCACCGATTCGGGTTACCCCCTCGACCTATCAGGGGCCACGAAAGTCTCTTCGAAAGTCACCTCTGAAGACATTGGTTGGACCCGTCTAAACCTGGCGACAGCTATGACCTCCACCCCAATCGTTCAGTCTGACGGCTCCATCAAGCTGTCGACCGGATCCTCCACAACAGAATCATCGACCCCCTCCGCGACACCGAGTGCATCAACAAGCCCATCTGCATCGGCCACCGCGACCTCTACCCCAACCCCAACAACCACCACGGCAGTGCCACCACTGACTGCTCGATACCGTTCCCACGTTGCCAGCCTTGGATGGCTCGGATACGTGGAGAGCACCACCAAATCAGGAGACGGAAAGCATCAAATCGAAGCTATCCGAATCAAACTCGACGGCGTGCAGGTACGCGCCCACGTGCAAAAGAAGGGCTGGACATCTTGGGTCGGTTCAGGCGAAACGGCCGGAACAACAGGGAAAGCCCTTCGCGCCGAAGCCATCAGCATCAAGCTGACCGGTACGAATGCGTCCAAGTACGACATCTACTACCGCGTGGAGGTTGACGGACTCGGATGGCTCGGATGGGCCAAAAACGGCGCGAACGCTGGCACCACCGGCTACGCGAAAAAGATGCTCAACTACCAAGTTGTCGTTGTTGCAAAGGGTAGCGCTGCTCCCGGATCAACAAGCGGGGCTGTCAAGTCCAAGTAG